A single window of Candidatus Flexicrinis affinis DNA harbors:
- a CDS encoding response regulator transcription factor yields the protein MSDTVLIVDDDESTLRVLELLLARAGYEVVRAASAEDGLRKAYRFQPDIVLLDVNMPQMDGWEMCHRLREMSDVPILFLSAFTSSEDVVRGLDLGADDYIPKPFDPQELLARIKAHLRRAPRSAPSEELVFDDGDFRVNFLNREVYVRDQLCHLTPKEFNLLGILVRNAGRVVARDDLVRQAWGEEYGDAIDSLKLYIHYLRQKLEIDPDHPSYILTSRGVGYRFMSR from the coding sequence ATGTCTGATACCGTCTTGATCGTTGACGATGATGAATCAACGCTGCGCGTGCTCGAGCTTCTACTGGCACGGGCAGGGTATGAGGTCGTGCGTGCCGCCTCTGCGGAGGACGGGTTGCGCAAGGCCTACCGGTTCCAACCGGACATCGTGCTCCTCGACGTAAACATGCCGCAAATGGACGGGTGGGAGATGTGCCACCGTCTGCGCGAGATGTCCGACGTCCCGATCCTGTTTCTTTCCGCGTTCACGAGTTCGGAAGACGTAGTGCGCGGCCTTGACCTCGGCGCCGACGATTACATCCCCAAGCCATTCGACCCGCAGGAACTATTGGCGCGTATCAAAGCGCATTTGCGCCGTGCCCCACGCAGTGCGCCGTCCGAAGAGCTGGTATTTGACGACGGCGACTTCCGGGTGAACTTCCTCAATCGCGAGGTGTACGTGCGCGATCAGCTCTGCCACCTTACGCCAAAGGAATTCAACCTGCTCGGGATCCTCGTTCGTAATGCGGGCCGCGTCGTTGCCCGCGACGACCTCGTACGTCAGGCCTGGGGAGAAGAATACGGCGATGCGATCGACAGCCTCAAGCTGTACATCCACTACCTGCGCCAGAAACTCGAGATCGATCCCGATCACCCCAGCTACATTTTGACGTCGCGCGGCGTAGGATACCGGTTCATGTCTCGCTGA
- a CDS encoding branched-chain amino acid ABC transporter permease has product MLKSIPLAGRLRLGNDPVQIFLYLAGGGLLLFLAFIAVRNTVNGLYGADDFLQGLVLGLAQGSIYALIALGYTLVYGVLLMINFAHSEVFMSGAYIGFFAINAFNESGFLAEQTLLALLLTLAVGMIASVITAVLLERIAYRPLRSAPRLVPLITAIGASIALRELFLRLFGGAPRNYPIVNLCIGGTGTACEGGIDIMQGRYTLEAFGGDIVVRPLYFVIFIIALVLMGGLWFFVQRTKVGKAMRAVAEDKSTASLMGINVDRVIVLTFVLGALMAGAAAILFALYNRQVSPFMGFTPGVKAFTAAVLGGIGNIPGAMAGGVLLGIIESAAPQMLGLPSQLEDVIAFGVLVLILIFRPTGIFGEVLAKKKA; this is encoded by the coding sequence ATGCTGAAATCCATTCCCCTCGCCGGGCGTTTGCGCTTGGGCAACGACCCCGTGCAGATCTTTCTATACCTCGCGGGCGGCGGTCTGCTGCTGTTTCTCGCGTTTATCGCCGTGCGCAACACCGTCAACGGACTCTACGGGGCGGACGACTTCTTACAGGGTCTGGTACTCGGCCTAGCGCAGGGCAGCATCTACGCGCTGATCGCGCTCGGTTACACGCTGGTGTACGGCGTGCTGCTCATGATCAACTTCGCCCACAGCGAGGTATTCATGAGTGGAGCGTACATCGGCTTCTTCGCGATCAACGCCTTTAACGAATCCGGCTTTCTGGCCGAGCAGACGCTGCTCGCCCTGCTGCTCACGCTGGCGGTGGGGATGATCGCCTCGGTTATCACCGCGGTGCTGCTCGAGCGCATCGCGTATAGGCCGCTGCGAAGCGCGCCTCGCCTCGTCCCGTTGATCACCGCGATTGGCGCAAGTATAGCGCTAAGGGAGCTCTTCCTGCGCTTGTTCGGCGGCGCGCCGCGCAACTACCCGATCGTCAACCTGTGCATTGGCGGAACCGGCACAGCGTGCGAGGGTGGCATCGACATTATGCAAGGGCGCTACACCCTCGAAGCCTTCGGCGGGGACATCGTTGTCCGCCCGCTGTATTTCGTGATCTTCATTATCGCGCTGGTCCTGATGGGCGGGCTTTGGTTCTTTGTGCAGCGCACGAAGGTCGGCAAGGCGATGCGGGCCGTGGCCGAGGACAAAAGCACGGCCTCGCTGATGGGAATCAACGTCGACCGCGTAATCGTCTTGACCTTCGTGCTCGGCGCCCTGATGGCCGGCGCTGCAGCTATTCTGTTTGCCCTTTATAACCGTCAGGTGTCGCCGTTTATGGGCTTCACGCCGGGCGTGAAGGCATTTACCGCGGCGGTATTGGGTGGCATCGGGAACATCCCCGGTGCGATGGCAGGCGGCGTGCTGCTGGGCATCATCGAGTCCGCTGCGCCGCAAATGCTTGGACTGCCGTCACAGCTCGAGGACGTCATCGCATTCGGCGTGCTGGTGTTGATCCTGATCTTCCGTCCGACGGGGATCTTCGGCGAAGTTCTGGCGAAGAAGAAGGCGTAA
- a CDS encoding haloacid dehalogenase type II has product MRAAAFDVNETLLDLRALDPLFKRVFGDAAARVTWFNQVIQSALLQNALNSYAPFGVIARAAVTMAGQRLGVDVPESAADQIVTAMTSLPAYPDVRDALIALRRAGYQVAAFSNGTRAAVTAQLTSAGLIDVFDVVISADDAKHLKPAKQAYHHAAKIMRTPPRQLWMVAAHAWDIAGAKRASLRTAFIARPGAAYDPLFAAPDLIAHDLAEFVQKLVQREWGTPT; this is encoded by the coding sequence ATGCGCGCGGCGGCGTTCGACGTCAACGAAACCCTGCTCGACCTGCGGGCGCTCGACCCGCTGTTCAAGCGCGTGTTCGGGGACGCCGCCGCACGGGTGACATGGTTCAATCAGGTCATCCAATCGGCCCTGCTTCAAAATGCGCTGAATTCATACGCGCCATTCGGCGTGATCGCGCGCGCCGCCGTGACGATGGCCGGTCAGCGCCTCGGCGTTGACGTGCCCGAATCCGCGGCCGACCAGATCGTGACCGCGATGACTTCGCTGCCCGCCTACCCGGATGTCCGAGACGCGCTGATTGCACTCCGCCGCGCCGGCTATCAGGTGGCGGCGTTCTCCAACGGCACGCGTGCCGCAGTAACCGCACAGCTCACATCCGCCGGGCTGATCGACGTGTTCGACGTCGTCATTAGCGCCGACGACGCCAAACACCTCAAACCGGCGAAACAGGCCTATCACCACGCCGCCAAGATCATGCGCACGCCACCGCGCCAGTTGTGGATGGTCGCCGCGCATGCATGGGACATCGCCGGGGCCAAGCGAGCCAGCTTGCGCACGGCGTTCATTGCCCGCCCGGGCGCTGCCTACGATCCGCTGTTCGCCGCACCCGACCTGATCGCACACGACCTCGCTGAATTCGTCCAGAAGCTCGTCCAGCGTGAATGGGGAACCCCGACATGA
- a CDS encoding toll/interleukin-1 receptor domain-containing protein: MSDSPLTPLDLPIPDDPMQRVRRLARDLAWGALNQRWATSFMITPEKTHDVWNLNRPDTSMADYIRSTWGEGAPRAHLLHALGYTELNESDRFHAYYTLTSRAFDLLHDPVPAAIFISYSRRESSAFALLVLARLKLGGLDAFLDMKDLSPGEDWHARLEREVRARKVFVSLLGPQTLDSPHVREEIHWALQHGLTVIPVFHNGFTPADITDEALAPFVRSNGIVVETETTKAYNAAVVELLNAFGVSP, encoded by the coding sequence ATGAGCGACAGCCCGCTGACCCCGCTTGACCTGCCCATCCCGGACGATCCGATGCAGCGGGTACGCAGGCTCGCACGTGATCTCGCGTGGGGGGCGCTCAACCAGCGCTGGGCGACATCGTTCATGATCACGCCGGAAAAGACGCACGACGTGTGGAACCTGAACCGCCCCGACACGTCGATGGCGGATTACATCCGCTCCACATGGGGTGAAGGCGCACCCCGCGCGCATCTCCTCCACGCCCTCGGCTATACGGAACTCAACGAGAGCGACCGCTTCCACGCCTACTACACGCTGACGAGCCGCGCCTTCGACCTGCTGCACGACCCCGTACCGGCCGCGATCTTCATTTCGTACAGCCGGCGCGAGTCAAGCGCGTTTGCGCTGCTCGTGTTGGCCCGCCTCAAGCTTGGCGGCCTTGACGCCTTCCTCGACATGAAGGACCTGTCACCGGGTGAAGACTGGCACGCGCGCCTCGAACGCGAAGTCCGCGCACGCAAGGTGTTCGTCAGTTTACTCGGGCCGCAGACGCTCGACTCGCCGCACGTCCGCGAGGAGATTCACTGGGCGCTTCAGCACGGCCTGACCGTCATCCCGGTGTTTCACAACGGCTTCACACCGGCTGACATCACCGACGAGGCGCTCGCGCCATTCGTGCGCTCGAATGGCATCGTCGTCGAAACCGAAACAACCAAAGCCTACAACGCCGCCGTCGTCGAACTGCTCAACGCCTTCGGCGTCTCGCCGTAA
- a CDS encoding PD40 domain-containing protein, translated as MSAQDAWPVAQRCLGLPVAAPDAPFPGMLVTIADDAVRAYREGVPTTYVLSFAGGNFLRGASVAPDGRHIAVPNGVITTVTSSDIRYTVQEIRIVTTETVPRITVRIPWRASFPVGSPFTSAGDIPPVQWLDGETVLLVQGTLSEEQTWVTVNPFHADALPEPAAVQDAVTRSPDGSRAVVVRDGDWVLVGVGSAQNTVTLPSGIDVSRAVWSPTSSSIAVPLREAGRGALAVFDAATGARSDLIAFERYQAARSVRWSPDGLRLAFALFDPQTGMNRLHVAELATQRVVDLCVELGIAGNEPNTSAVVWSPDGNSLAMVTAQAVPSAVVSIADIETGQRWTLLPASGELLGWYD; from the coding sequence GTGTCTGCACAGGACGCATGGCCGGTAGCCCAACGCTGCTTGGGCCTGCCTGTTGCAGCGCCTGACGCGCCGTTCCCCGGCATGCTGGTCACGATCGCCGACGACGCCGTTCGCGCCTATCGAGAAGGCGTGCCGACAACGTATGTGCTGTCGTTCGCGGGAGGAAACTTTCTGCGGGGCGCGTCGGTTGCGCCGGACGGCAGACACATTGCCGTGCCGAACGGGGTGATCACGACCGTAACCAGCAGCGACATTCGCTACACCGTTCAAGAGATTCGCATCGTCACAACCGAGACGGTACCGCGCATCACCGTGCGCATCCCGTGGCGGGCATCGTTTCCGGTAGGATCGCCCTTCACGTCCGCGGGTGACATCCCGCCGGTTCAGTGGCTCGACGGGGAGACGGTGCTGTTGGTTCAAGGAACGCTGTCGGAGGAACAGACGTGGGTCACCGTCAATCCGTTTCACGCCGATGCCCTGCCCGAGCCGGCCGCCGTGCAAGACGCTGTTACGCGATCGCCGGACGGGTCGCGCGCGGTCGTCGTTCGCGATGGCGATTGGGTGCTGGTCGGCGTCGGTTCCGCTCAGAACACTGTCACGCTCCCGTCGGGCATCGATGTGTCGCGTGCGGTTTGGTCGCCAACGTCTAGCTCAATTGCCGTGCCGCTGCGTGAGGCGGGACGGGGCGCACTTGCCGTATTCGACGCTGCCACCGGCGCGCGAAGCGATTTGATAGCGTTCGAACGCTATCAGGCGGCGCGCAGCGTGCGCTGGTCACCCGATGGACTGCGCCTCGCCTTCGCGCTGTTCGACCCGCAGACCGGCATGAATCGGCTGCATGTGGCCGAACTGGCAACGCAGCGGGTCGTCGACCTGTGTGTGGAGCTGGGCATTGCCGGGAACGAACCCAATACGTCGGCGGTCGTCTGGTCGCCAGACGGAAACAGCCTAGCGATGGTGACCGCGCAGGCTGTACCCAGTGCCGTGGTATCGATAGCAGATATAGAGACGGGTCAGCGCTGGACACTGCTGCCCGCATCAGGCGAACTGTTGGGGTGGTACGACTAG
- a CDS encoding branched-chain amino acid ABC transporter substrate-binding protein yields MVRNTFRNFLVVLAVLALLVVPTLAQDEGTIVVEAGDPVVIGVAAVISGEGLAPLGEDIVRGVELALDERGTVTIGDVEFEVTIDVQDDLCSAEGGQAIANYYVSNPQIVGIVGPTCSSACRAAGPVLDSAGYIMISASCTNPALAADFVSFNRVTPNDDAQGVEDAIFIFDYLGVTKLATIHDGSPYGEGLVANVAAAFEELGGEVVAQDAVTVGDTDFRSTLDGIASAEPELIFFGGFPAEAARLSEQRADAGLADVPFMGADGIFTPELINLGGAAVEGVYISTPAPAASEALDAFVAEYEEKYGFPPTAAFHSYSRDAVLMYLDGIEAVGEIDADGNLVIDRAALADFIANYGAEEPVVGLSGILSCNGDGECSQGGIGFFQVQDGEIVRLETMSMEME; encoded by the coding sequence ATGGTTCGGAATACATTCCGCAATTTTCTCGTTGTTCTGGCCGTTCTGGCGCTGCTCGTCGTCCCGACTCTCGCACAAGACGAGGGAACGATCGTCGTCGAGGCCGGCGATCCGGTCGTCATCGGCGTCGCAGCAGTGATCAGCGGCGAAGGTCTTGCCCCGCTGGGTGAAGACATCGTGCGCGGCGTCGAGCTTGCGCTTGACGAGCGTGGTACCGTGACGATCGGTGACGTCGAATTTGAAGTCACCATCGACGTGCAGGACGACCTCTGCTCTGCCGAGGGCGGTCAGGCGATCGCGAACTACTATGTCTCCAATCCCCAGATCGTCGGCATCGTCGGCCCGACATGCTCGAGCGCGTGCCGCGCCGCCGGTCCGGTCCTCGACTCAGCCGGCTACATCATGATCAGCGCGAGCTGCACCAACCCCGCGCTGGCCGCCGACTTCGTCAGCTTCAACCGCGTCACCCCGAACGATGATGCGCAGGGCGTCGAGGATGCGATCTTCATCTTCGATTACCTCGGGGTCACTAAGCTGGCCACCATCCATGACGGCAGCCCCTACGGCGAAGGTCTGGTCGCCAATGTGGCGGCGGCGTTCGAAGAGCTGGGTGGCGAGGTTGTCGCTCAGGACGCCGTGACCGTCGGTGACACCGACTTCCGCAGCACGCTGGACGGCATCGCCTCCGCCGAGCCCGAGCTGATCTTCTTCGGTGGGTTCCCGGCCGAAGCAGCCCGACTCTCCGAGCAGCGCGCGGATGCCGGCTTGGCCGATGTCCCGTTCATGGGCGCAGATGGTATCTTCACGCCGGAACTGATCAACCTCGGCGGCGCCGCGGTTGAGGGTGTCTACATCTCGACCCCCGCCCCGGCAGCTAGCGAAGCGCTGGACGCGTTCGTGGCCGAATACGAAGAGAAGTACGGCTTCCCGCCGACCGCCGCGTTCCACAGCTACAGCCGTGATGCGGTTCTGATGTACCTCGACGGCATTGAGGCGGTCGGCGAAATCGATGCCGACGGCAACCTCGTGATCGATCGCGCTGCGCTGGCAGACTTCATCGCCAACTACGGTGCAGAAGAGCCGGTTGTCGGCCTTTCGGGTATCCTGAGCTGCAACGGCGACGGCGAGTGCTCGCAGGGTGGTATCGGCTTCTTCCAGGTTCAGGACGGCGAGATTGTCCGCCTCGAGACCATGAGCATGGAAATGGAGTAA
- a CDS encoding DsbA family protein, whose translation MTDEQITPSAPLHFNAEPTAKESPQATTSNPVMSQTIIVGLVFLVIGFIGGGIVFGRGVDTAQLERSIRAIVAEEVANMSASGGTANADLADNDPSFGPDDAVVTIVEFSDFYCSFCGRFAAETLPRLRETYGDYIRFVYRDMPIIGGQISVDAAVAGNCAHAQDNFWGFHDLIFQNAGARSRDAFISFADELGLDTELFAACLDDRAMSEEVTLDYIDGQGLGITGTPAFYINGRPITGAQPFNTFALVIDSELRKAGITPPERGDSG comes from the coding sequence GTGACCGACGAACAAATCACTCCTTCTGCCCCACTCCACTTCAATGCTGAACCCACCGCGAAGGAAAGTCCGCAAGCCACAACTTCGAACCCGGTGATGTCACAGACGATCATCGTCGGTCTGGTATTCCTCGTGATTGGCTTCATCGGCGGGGGCATCGTGTTTGGGCGGGGTGTCGACACCGCACAGCTCGAGCGCAGCATTCGGGCCATCGTGGCCGAAGAAGTCGCCAACATGAGCGCATCCGGCGGGACTGCCAACGCCGATCTCGCCGACAACGATCCGTCGTTCGGGCCGGACGACGCGGTAGTGACGATTGTCGAGTTCAGCGACTTCTACTGCAGCTTCTGTGGTCGTTTCGCCGCCGAGACGCTGCCACGCCTGCGCGAAACCTACGGCGACTACATCCGGTTCGTCTATCGAGACATGCCGATCATCGGCGGGCAAATCAGCGTCGACGCGGCAGTTGCGGGCAATTGCGCCCACGCCCAAGACAACTTCTGGGGCTTCCACGACCTGATCTTCCAGAACGCCGGCGCGCGCTCGCGCGATGCCTTCATCAGTTTCGCCGACGAACTTGGCCTCGATACCGAGCTGTTCGCAGCATGCCTCGACGACCGCGCAATGAGCGAGGAAGTCACGCTCGACTACATCGACGGGCAGGGCCTCGGGATAACGGGCACGCCCGCGTTCTACATCAACGGCCGCCCCATCACTGGTGCGCAGCCGTTCAACACCTTTGCGCTGGTGATCGACTCCGAACTGCGCAAGGCCGGTATCACGCCACCCGAACGAGGCGACAGCGGATAG
- a CDS encoding UvrD-helicase domain-containing protein — MFITDGLNDAQRAAVTAGTGPVLVLAGPGSGKTRVLTHRVAYLINEMRVPPPAMMAVTFTNKAAQEMRGRVEALIGARLGGLQIGTFHSICARTLRRESEHTPYSANYTIFDTDDQTTAVTQALAELNIDPKKFVPRQVLARISGAKNEMVMPGDYPASDYTGEIIRRVYERYQAILLDNDAMDFDDLLLQTVILLRDNHTVREKYQRFIDFVLVDEFQDTNSAQYALVRMLARPQDNVFVVGDEDQGIYAFRGADYRNVNQFRRDYPDAKVVLLEQNYRSTQSVLDAARGVIDRNPNRTRKALFTDKGTGEPIELFEAYNDEFEARWVVDKIDELIRDSHRPSGQRESGEPYNYGDFAVMYRTNAFSRVLEQAFLQGSIPFRLVGGVSFWKRKEIKDLMAYLRMIYHPQDKLSFARIVNVPKRGIGDKSLRDFFTWAGKMGLGVLEALEQAATGEAPGLSGRVGRLFAEFGTMVNKWRLIAATGDYVGLLDAIIGDTGYRFYLPEISKDQDDQLEREENIDQLRQVLAMAVQNGRDITSVFEEESLSSDIDDLQEGKQAVTLLTLHAAKGLEFPVVFIVGCEEGVLPHARSLDTAEQLAEERRLFYVGITRTEERLLLSYAFRRAFGTSLNVPSRFLSDIPSEVIRGLSTRVMSRSYEDSYSSATRWDRTPRLNDSRSTGRQISAGTNTPLNQWLQDQKPAPKSDDGRFGNSIRSKIVPFPGGAARFPTGSRVYHARFGAGTVVESSGTGESEKATVQFDNAQVGTKALVAEYLKPIE; from the coding sequence GTGTTTATCACCGACGGGCTAAACGACGCGCAGCGCGCCGCCGTAACGGCAGGTACGGGGCCAGTGCTGGTGCTCGCCGGGCCGGGCAGCGGCAAGACCCGCGTGCTGACGCATCGCGTGGCGTACCTCATCAACGAAATGCGCGTGCCTCCGCCGGCGATGATGGCCGTCACCTTCACTAACAAGGCCGCGCAGGAGATGCGCGGGCGCGTCGAGGCGCTGATCGGGGCGCGGCTGGGCGGCCTGCAAATCGGCACATTTCACAGCATCTGTGCGCGCACCCTGCGCCGCGAGAGCGAACACACACCGTACAGCGCCAACTACACGATCTTCGACACCGACGATCAGACCACGGCCGTGACACAGGCGCTCGCCGAACTCAATATCGACCCTAAGAAGTTCGTGCCACGGCAGGTTCTGGCGCGAATCTCCGGCGCCAAGAACGAGATGGTGATGCCGGGAGACTATCCGGCCAGCGACTACACCGGTGAGATAATCCGCCGCGTCTACGAGCGGTATCAGGCGATCCTGCTCGACAACGACGCGATGGACTTCGACGATCTGCTGCTTCAGACCGTGATTCTACTGCGCGACAACCACACTGTGCGCGAAAAGTATCAACGATTCATCGACTTCGTGCTGGTGGACGAGTTTCAAGACACCAACAGCGCGCAGTATGCGCTGGTGCGAATGCTCGCGCGCCCGCAGGACAACGTGTTTGTCGTCGGCGACGAGGATCAGGGCATTTACGCCTTCCGCGGCGCGGACTATCGAAACGTGAACCAGTTCCGGCGCGACTATCCAGACGCGAAGGTGGTTCTGCTTGAGCAGAACTACCGGTCGACTCAAAGCGTGCTGGATGCCGCTCGCGGCGTGATCGATCGCAACCCGAACCGTACCCGCAAGGCGCTGTTCACCGACAAGGGGACGGGCGAGCCGATCGAGCTGTTCGAAGCCTACAACGACGAGTTCGAAGCGCGCTGGGTAGTCGACAAGATCGATGAGCTGATCCGTGACAGCCACCGGCCCAGCGGGCAGCGGGAAAGCGGCGAACCTTACAACTACGGCGACTTCGCCGTCATGTATCGCACCAATGCCTTCTCGCGAGTGCTCGAGCAGGCGTTCCTTCAGGGCAGCATCCCATTTCGGTTGGTCGGCGGGGTGTCGTTCTGGAAGCGCAAGGAGATCAAGGATCTCATGGCGTATCTGCGGATGATCTATCACCCGCAGGACAAGCTGAGCTTCGCGCGGATCGTAAACGTCCCCAAGCGCGGCATCGGCGATAAGTCGCTGCGCGATTTCTTCACATGGGCCGGCAAGATGGGGCTTGGCGTGCTAGAAGCGCTCGAACAGGCGGCCACCGGAGAGGCACCGGGCCTTAGCGGGCGTGTCGGCCGGCTGTTTGCTGAATTCGGCACGATGGTGAACAAGTGGCGACTGATCGCCGCGACCGGCGACTACGTTGGCCTTCTCGACGCGATCATCGGCGACACCGGCTACCGCTTCTACCTTCCAGAGATCAGCAAGGATCAGGACGACCAGCTCGAACGCGAGGAAAATATCGACCAACTCCGGCAGGTGTTGGCGATGGCGGTTCAAAACGGCCGCGACATCACCAGCGTGTTCGAGGAGGAGTCGCTTTCAAGCGACATCGACGACCTGCAGGAAGGCAAGCAAGCCGTCACGCTGCTCACGCTGCACGCCGCAAAGGGGCTGGAGTTTCCAGTCGTGTTTATCGTGGGCTGCGAGGAAGGCGTGCTGCCGCATGCGCGTTCGCTGGATACGGCGGAGCAGTTGGCCGAGGAACGCCGGCTGTTCTACGTCGGGATCACGCGCACCGAGGAGCGCTTGCTGCTCAGCTACGCGTTCCGGCGCGCATTCGGTACATCGCTCAACGTACCGAGCCGCTTCCTGTCCGACATCCCTTCCGAGGTCATCCGTGGCCTGTCCACCCGCGTCATGTCGCGCTCGTACGAGGACTCGTACAGCAGTGCGACGCGCTGGGATCGGACGCCGCGCCTCAACGACTCCCGGTCGACCGGGCGTCAAATCTCCGCGGGGACGAACACGCCGCTCAACCAGTGGCTGCAAGATCAGAAACCGGCACCGAAATCGGACGATGGCCGGTTCGGAAACAGCATCCGCAGCAAGATCGTGCCGTTCCCCGGGGGCGCGGCACGATTCCCCACCGGGTCACGCGTGTACCACGCGAGGTTCGGCGCAGGTACGGTGGTGGAGTCCAGCGGCACGGGCGAAAGCGAAAAGGCGACGGTGCAGTTCGACAACGCTCAAGTGGGCACCAAGGCGCTGGTCGCCGAGTACTTGAAGCCGATCGAGTAG